The Candidatus Dadabacteria bacterium nucleotide sequence AAGTGGTAAGATTCTTCAGGAAGTCGCTTGAATCAATAATTTTGCAAGAGGCTCTTATGTATATAATTCCCAAAAATAACAACCCGAAAAATCCCGTTCTTACCAGTTATTACTAAATTTCCATAACATACTTTGACTATTGAAACTATGTGGTTAGAATTATTGTACAAATAACTTACGGAAAAATAAACCGAAAGTCCCTCCGCGGGGTATTGTCGTCCCACCCTTTTGACTTAAGAATCACAGTAGTTAAGATGGACGGGATTTCCGCAGAGAAAATCAACATGAACTTAACAGTCATACTTAGTATTCTCCTCGCCGTTTTTTTCCCGTGGGCATCCGTCACCGCCTCAAGCCTGACGCAACTCCCTGAGCATGTCCAAGGGGCACAGGCAGAGTCCACCGAGCTAACCGAAAAAGTCCCAGAAGCTGAGCCTACAGACACTTTGCGGAGCCCCGAAGACAAGAGCAAAAAAGCTGAGGAAACCGCAAAAACAGATACGAATCCTGCAGCCCAGTCATCCCTTAGTTCTGACGAACAAGGCCCACAGGCCCAGCAGACAGAGACTGGAACCGAAGAAATCTCAGAGGCCGAACCCACAGACGCTTCGCAGAGCTACGAAGACATAAAATTCGAGATAAAAAGAAACTCAAAGGTTGATCGCTATATCCGACGGTTCTCAGGAAAAGGAAAACAAAATTTCGCCGTGATTCTCAAACGCTCCGGGAAATATCTTCCGGAGATAAAGGAAATGCTTCGCTCCGAAGGTGTTCCCCAGGAGATTGCATATCTGCCTATTATAGAAAGCGGGTTTAATCCACGCGCCGTTTCAAGAAAAAACGCTGTCGGGCTATGGCAATTCATAAGGCCGACCGGACTGAAATACGGACTGAAAATAAACTACTGGGTAGACGAGAGAATGCACGCCGAGAAATCGACCTTGGCGGCAGCCAGATATCTAAGGAAGTTGTATGAGGAATTCGGTTCATGGGAACTTGCCCTCGCCGCCTACAACTGCGGAGAGAAGAGAGTGGCGAAGGCTATCAGGAGAACAGGTTCAACCGATTTCTGGACAGTATCAAGAAGGCTTCCCAGGGAAACAAGAAACTACGTGCCGAAATTCAACGCCGCTTTGATAATAGCCAAGAACCCTGAGAAATACGGTTTCAGGATTACGGAAACGGGGAGAGACTACGAAGCCGTGAGCGTTCCACCCAGAAAAAGTATTGCGGAAATCGCCAACCTCCTTGACATGGGATACAAGGAGATTTCCAATTACAACCCTTCGCTCGTCGGACTTTCCACTCCCCCCGGAAAGAGCTATAAGCTCAAGGTTCCCAAAGGTTACGGAGAAAAACTCCTTGCCGTTAAAAGCGAAGTGGAGACCCTGAAGGACGTTAAGACTCCTTTCAGGACAAGGCCGGTAAGATACACCGTAAAGACTGACGACAGCCTCTGGAAGATAGCCAGGAAGTTCGGAACGTCCGTCGAGAAACTCAAGTACGCAAACGATCTCTCGGGTACGATCATACGCCCCGGCCAGAGGCTTAAGATACCCGCAAGAGGAAACGTCATATACGTAAAGCACAAAATCCGCCCCGGGGAAAATATTTACGTTCTGGCAAAAAGATACGGAACTTCAATCGACGAAATAAAAAGGGCTAACAACCTCAAGGGATCCCTTATAATAGCGGGGAAAACCCTTTCCATTCCACAGAGGCTTTCCCACTCTTACGTGCCGCAGGACGTTCCGAAGAAGGTGCACCACAAGATAATCCCCGGCGACACGCTGAGCGAGCTGGCGCTTCGTTACAGAGTGTCGGTTTCCCAGATCAAGAGGTGGAACAACATGTCTTCAACCATGCTGATCGCCGGAAGAAACCTCGTCATCTACAAATAAATCCCGGATGCTGACAGTACGGTCAATAAGAAAAGACCTTCCGCACAAAGCCCCGGAAATAAGAAAGAAACTCGGGGAATTTGAGAATATCATCAAAAACGCCTCCGAAGAAGCAATCTTCGAAGAACTCGTCTTCTGCATATTCACGGCCGGAACGAGCGCCAAGATGGGACTGAGTGCGCTTAGTGCCGTAAGAAGCATACTCCCGAGGGCAAGCGAGGACGAACTGAGGGCAAGACTGCGGGGAGTTTACAGATTCCCAAACGTGCGCTCAAAACACGTGATCCACACAAGAGACTATTTGGCCAGCAGATACGGGCTCAGGCTAAGACCGCTTCTTCTTTCCTTTGAAGATCCGGCAGAGCGAAGAGACTTTTTCGCGCTCAACAAGGATATAAAGGGGCTCGGTTTTAAGGAAGCAAGCCATTTTCTAAGAAATGTTGGTTTTCGCGGCTACGCAATTCTTGACAAACACATACTCCAGTGTCTCTTCGAGCTAGGTATAACGGAATCTCCGCGGGCACCGCACTCAAGATCAAAATACATTGAGATTGAGAACAAGTTCAAGAAATTCACGGAGAAAAACGGATTTGATTTCGATGAAATGGATCTGTTTCTGTGGAGCGAGAAAACAGGCAAAATACTGAAATGACGCCTCGGAAAACAGGGTCCCTCGGATGACGGAAGAAGAAAAACTGGAGCTTCTGGAACTCTACGAGCTTAAAAAAGAAGAGATACAGGACCGGCTTCTGGAATTCAAGCAGGCTTTTCGGGAGGCTGACGACCGCCAGATCTTCCGTGAACTTTCATTCTGCATACTGAGTTCCGGGGTCGGCCCCAAAATAGCCGGCCAATGCATGAGCGTCATAGGAGAAAGGCTCGTGGACGGAGAAGAAGACGAACTGCTGGAACGTATTGGAGCAATTCACAAATATGCCGAGAACGCATCCCGCTATATCGTTTTCACCAGAGAATATCTTAGGAAAGAACACGGATTTCTTCTAAAATCACTTGTCAGTTCCTTTGAAGACAGGGTGGAAAGAAGAGATTTCTTCGCGAAAAATCCCGGGATAAAAGGACTCGGATACATGCAGGCAAGCCATTTTCTGAGGAATCTGGGATTCTCAGGCTATGCGATTCTTGACCGAAACAATCTGGCATCCCTTTTCGAACTGGGGATCATAGGCGAAACGAAGTATCCCCTGACAAAAAAAAGATACCTTGAAACCGAAAACCTTATGACGGAAGCCTCTCGCGAACTGGGAATCAGTCTTGATGAGTTTGACCTGCTTCTCTGGTCAAGGAAAAGAAAATACGTTCCGAGATAAGGTCACCCGGAGTCATGCTTTATGAAGACCTCGGCCCAAAGCGGCGCGAATCCGTCCGCGGTGTCGTGAAAAGCCCCCCTGTACCTGTTAAGGCCCATTATGCCGTCTGTGTAGTCCTTGTAGGACGTCTGGCTCATGTGCGCCTCAATCGCCTGGCGCTTGCGGTCGGCAAAAGACGTTATATCCTCGATCCGGTCGTATGAAGGAAAAGGCGTCCACACCTCATAGAACCAGCATTCACACTCAAAAGGGCTTTCCCCAAGCGCCGCGTTGAGACAATCAAGCGTCAGGCGGGAAACCGTCCTGTGGGTTCTGTGCTTGTCAATTTCAGGATGCGGGAGGTATATCTCCCCCGGGCGGAGATTTGTTATTACTTCCGCCATTCTGGAACTGAATTCACGCTTGTTCGAATCGGACTCCATGTCGGAGAACCCCAGAAGAGAAACCTCCACTCCGAGTATCTCTGAGGATGTCCTAACTTCCCGTTCCCTTGTCTGCACAAGCTCTTCCTGCGAAATACCAAGGGGATTCGCACTTCTCCTTCCATCCGTAACGATAACGGAAACCACGTCAACACCTTTTTCCAGAAGCAGGCAGGCAGTTCCTCCCATGCCTATTTCAAGGTCATCCGGGTGCGGAGAAACTATAAGGGCTTTTGTCTCTTGCATATCGGTCCTTCTCAGTGAAAAGAGTACCGGAATCTAAATTACACCGTGAACTCAAATTAGGAAAATACCAATAATGCCCTGTTGCGCGTTTTGTCGAGAAAGCTAAAGAAGGAAATTCAAAAATGGAATCGAGCAGGCAATGGATAAAACGGCAGAGGTGAAAACAGACTATCA carries:
- a CDS encoding LysM peptidoglycan-binding domain-containing protein, which produces MNLTVILSILLAVFFPWASVTASSLTQLPEHVQGAQAESTELTEKVPEAEPTDTLRSPEDKSKKAEETAKTDTNPAAQSSLSSDEQGPQAQQTETGTEEISEAEPTDASQSYEDIKFEIKRNSKVDRYIRRFSGKGKQNFAVILKRSGKYLPEIKEMLRSEGVPQEIAYLPIIESGFNPRAVSRKNAVGLWQFIRPTGLKYGLKINYWVDERMHAEKSTLAAARYLRKLYEEFGSWELALAAYNCGEKRVAKAIRRTGSTDFWTVSRRLPRETRNYVPKFNAALIIAKNPEKYGFRITETGRDYEAVSVPPRKSIAEIANLLDMGYKEISNYNPSLVGLSTPPGKSYKLKVPKGYGEKLLAVKSEVETLKDVKTPFRTRPVRYTVKTDDSLWKIARKFGTSVEKLKYANDLSGTIIRPGQRLKIPARGNVIYVKHKIRPGENIYVLAKRYGTSIDEIKRANNLKGSLIIAGKTLSIPQRLSHSYVPQDVPKKVHHKIIPGDTLSELALRYRVSVSQIKRWNNMSSTMLIAGRNLVIYK
- a CDS encoding PIG-L family deacetylase → MQETKALIVSPHPDDLEIGMGGTACLLLEKGVDVVSVIVTDGRRSANPLGISQEELVQTREREVRTSSEILGVEVSLLGFSDMESDSNKREFSSRMAEVITNLRPGEIYLPHPEIDKHRTHRTVSRLTLDCLNAALGESPFECECWFYEVWTPFPSYDRIEDITSFADRKRQAIEAHMSQTSYKDYTDGIMGLNRYRGAFHDTADGFAPLWAEVFIKHDSG